A segment of the Commensalibacter oyaizuii genome:
GCTAACTCTTTGGACCGCTTAATCAACGCCAAATGCCCTTCGTGCAAAGCCCCCATGGTGGGTACCAACGCTATAGAATACTCTTTTAAAGAACTTCTGGCCTGTAAAAATTCTTGTAAGTTACGAGCGACAATCATTTAGATAAACCCTAATTTTAATAAAATATTGTGTAAAAAAGATCATACTGCGAAAGTTTCAAAAACAAACCTTAAAAGTAAAAAGTTTAATTTACAATTAAAGAGCATTTTATACATAAGTGTCTAAAAGCAACAGCTCATTAACAATTCAAACAGAACAACAAGAAAAATGATTTTAAAAAAAGATAAATTCACCTAAGAATAACACAACATTTATTATTTTTTAGGATGGTTTACTTAAAATGATTCGCAAATTATCCCCACTTTTTTTGCTAGGCTTCCTTGCAGCCTGTGGTGGCGCAAATAACCAAACCCAGCGTGTTGTCTATAATGCTGAAGGACAAAAAACCATTCAACAAGGGCCGGTCTATAACGATCGTGTGCCCGATTTTGCCATCCGTAATTACGAACCTTTCACAAGACAGGAGACAGTTGCATTGGCTTTACGCGAATGGCGTTTATTCAACCAACCCATCGCCGATTATGACCCTTTGCAACATCCAGAACCCACATCGCCCGACTTTAAAGCAGAACGTGCGCCTGGCCTATGGCAGCGTATCGGCGAATATTGGTGGGTTGGGATGGATCCCAGCATGAAAGAGGCCAGCTATACTGGCAAGCATAATTCTAATGGCACTGTTTTTGATTTTAGAACAGACGGGCATTATGCATGGTCTGCTGCTTTCATTTCTTATATTATGCGAATTGCAGGGGCAAATGATCGTTTCCCCTATTCACCCAATCATGCAACCTATATCAATGCATCAGCCTCTGGCACCTCTCCTATCTTAAGGGCTCAGGATCCAGCATCTTATGCCCCTCAGTTGGGGGATCTGATCTGTACTGCTAGAGGGAAAAATAGAAACAGCATACGCTTTTCCAGCCTTCCTACGGGTTATATGTTCCCAGCACATTGCGGTATTGTTGTAAATACTAACCAAAATGCAGAACCTTTTGGACATCAACTCAGCATTATTGGGGGAAACGTGGATGATTCCGTTGCACTAACCCACGTCCCAACCGATGTAACAGGAAAAATAGCCAGTCCCGAAGGGGCAAGTTACGATTCTCGTTATCCATGGTGTGTCGTTATTCAAGTTTTATACGAAGCAGATACAACCCCACCATCAGATCGTTAAAACAAACTATAGCCGAGTATAGGGAAGTTGCTCGGCTAACCATCCTGCTATTTTGCCCGTTTTGCCGTCAATATCACTGGGCCCTTCAAATCCATCTTTAACATTAATCACAGTTGCAAACCCTGCCTGTTGTGCCAATTGTGCCGACATCATGCTACGTTTACCTGAACGACAAATAAAATATAAGGAATGTTTAGGTGTTATACCAGCCTCTTGCAGCTGAGAAACAAAATCCCTATTTCGTTCCCCTTGAATAGTTTGTAAACTAACCTTTACCACTTGCTTTCCAATCGAGGCCAATTCTGGATATCCAACTTGCGCCCATTCCTCTGGGGTACGGACATCAATTAATACAGCATTACCATCATTTTTTAGGTTTTCCCAGGTTTCCTTAGGTGTTTTTTCGTCAATCATTTTATCTTTCCTTCTTTGTATTTTCATAAATCATGCAATATATTATCATAATGGTAACTTAATACAGATTTCATGACACTCTTAATAATTAATCATAATGCGCATAATTTTTCGACGTTCAACCCAAAACCAATTCACGACAATTTTTACACTGTGGCAAGACACTGTAAAAGCTACTCATTCTTTTTTATTCCCCAGCGATTTTAATGCCATTGAACAAGAGGTGTATTCCTTTCTTTCAAAAACACCCGTGACGATTGCTGTCAATGAACATGATGTCATTACTGGCTTTATGCTTTTAGACCATGCCCATCTTGAAGCATTATTTATTCACCCTGATTTTCATAATTTGGGTATTGGACGAAAAACGATTAACCATGTCTTACAAAAAACGCCCTTATCCCCTTTTATATCTCAAATATACATCCCGCAAGGGGCTTCAATCCTAATTAAAGTATATGGCCAATGGAATCTTCAGCACATCTTTTAATCGTAGACGACGACCATGAAATCGTTGACCTGCTTTCCCAATTTTTAAAACGTCACCACTTTAAGATCAGCTTTGCCTATAATGGTGAAGAAACACGTCAAGTATGGAAAAATCACACTTTTGATTTGGTGATCTTGGACCTGATGTTACCCAAAGAAAGCGGTTTTGAAATTGCTCATTGGTTAAGAAAACAAGAAGATGTTCCCATCATTATGTTAACAGCAATGGGTGACGAAGCAGATCGTATTATTGGCCTTGAATTGGGGGCTGATGATTATTTGGCAAAACCCTTTAATCCACGAGAATTATTGGCCCGCATTCACTCTGTTTTACATCGCTCTCGTAGACAGATTATTTCAGAAAATGCTGGGCAAACAAAAATTGTACAGTTTGGAAATTGGACATTAAACCTTACCACTCGACAATTATTAAATATAGAAAAAACAGAAATATCCTTAACGGGAAAGGAATATGATTTGTTACTGGCGTTAATCGAACATGCCCCACAAGTTGTAACCCGCGAAACTCTTTCTGATATCTTATATGGACACGAATTACCACCGCTGGATCGCACCATTGATGTAACGCTTAGTCGTTTGAGGCGCAAACTACAAGATGATGGCAGACAGTCACAAATTATCAAAACTGTTCATCGTGGCGGTTATGTTTTGGCCTTACCAGTACGATATGTCTAAATTTTTTCAAGAAAAATGGCGTTTTTTCCCTGCTTCTCTTGCAGCAAGAACTGCAACATTACTAATCGTTGGCATGGGATTGATTGAAGTATGTGGTTTGCTGATCCATACAATGGATCGACTTGATTTTGATCGAATAACCCAAGAACAAGAAGCTGCAAACCGTGCCACCGCCATCTATCGTGATATTTCAGAGGTAGATAGTAAAGATCGTATTGATGAAATTGATGACCTTGACCCTATCCATGGCTTTACCATTTTTTTATCTTCGAAACCTGATTTACAAAAAATACAACCTAGATCTCAAAAACTAGAACAAACCGTATCCCATCTGCTTACAACTGTTTTATTTCCCCCCGAACTGCGGCCTCTTAAAATTATTGCTGCTTCTAATCGTCGTACTCACAAAAGTGCCATCGCCTTTCAATTACCTGACGACAAACAATGGCTGAATATTACGTATACGCTTTCTTCCCCTAACCCCTTTAATTCCGCAACATTTCCGATTGCCTTTTTTGTCATGGCAACCGCAACAGGATTGTTAACCTTGTGGGGGGTGCGCAGATTAATCGCCCCTGTTGGCACATTAGCCGCCGCCGCCGAGCGTCTGGGACAAGACGTTAATGCACCTCCACTTCCTGAAACAGGTCCAATAGAAGTTGCACGGGCAGCGCGAGCCTTTAACAATATGGCCCATCGTATTAATCGTTTTGTTAATGATCGTACACAGTTGCTGTTGGCCATTGGGCATGATCTGAGAACACCAATTACTCGTTTAAAATTAAGATCAGAATTTATTGACGATCCAACATTACAGCGTAAATTCATCGCTGATCTCGACGAACTGGAAAGCATGATCAATGCAACCCTTGCCTTTGGTAAAGACAGCGCCCGTCATGAACCTATAATTTCGCTGGATTTGACCACTTTAATTCAGACCCTGATTGATGAGTTACAAGAAACACATCCAGAACACGCTGATCGTATTATTTTATGCGAGCCAATTCCCCACATTATTATCAAAGGTCGTCCCATAAATCTAAAGCGTGCATTGCAAAATTTGATGGAAAATGCTCTAAAATATGGAGGGAATGTCTCTGTCACCTTAGAAGTGGATACAACCCATAATTACGATTTTCACAATGATAAACGCATCAATATTTTAATCGAAGATGACGGCCCTGGTATAGAAGAAGACTCCTTGGACTATGTATTTGAACCATTTGTGCGTATGGAAACTAGTCGCAACCGAACCACTGGTGGTACGGGCTTGGGATTATCAATTACTCGTAATATTTTACGCGGCCAAGGTGGAGATATTATATTATATAATCGATCCCCCCATGGCTTATGCGCCAAAGTTACACTGGTTGGATAAACCTCTTTACTTTAGGAAAATCTTGCATTCACTGGCAAAAAATGGCACAGCATAAACATGCGTGTTCCAGTTTAGGTTTTGCCATGTTAAGACGTTTATATGATCGTGCCTTACAATTAGCTGCCAGTCGCTATGCAACCTTATGGTTGGCTATTATTGCATTCTCTGAAGCTAGCTTTTTCCCCATCCCCCCAGATGCACTATTATGTCCCATGATTTTAGCAAAACGCGCCAAAGCTTGGTTTTATGCGACCGTCTGCACAATATCTAGCGTTTTAGGGGGCTTGCTGGGTTGGATTATAGGGGCATTTTTATTGCAATATATTGCCATGCCGATTGTCCACTTTTATCACGCCGAGGGGCAACTACTGGCTCTACAACAAAAATTTAACGAATATGGTGTTTGGATCATTTTGATCAAAGGGCTAACCCCCATCCCGTTTAAATTTGTAACCATAGCATCTGGGGCTGCTCATTTCTCGCTAATTCCTTTTATGACAGCAAGCTTGATTACACGAGGTGTTAGATTTTTCATTGAAGCAGCATTGCTTTATAAATTTGGTCCACCTATTCAAGATTTTATTGAAAAACGCATGATCTGGGTTGCAACAGCCTTTTGCCTATTAATCATTGGTGGCATTTTTGCGTTAAAATATATTTAAATTCAACGTGTAATATAACGCTTATTTTTTCTGATATTGATCAAAAATAGATAAGCGTCTCAATCCTTTAACTAATCAATTATTTGGCACTCGTTTTATTTTTAAGCTTTTTTGCAAAGCACGTGTGTAATCTTTCAATTGTGTATCAGACAACACAAAACCAACAGCACCATAACCAGGATGCTGAAAAGCCAATAGAGTACCGTTCACATTATTATCTCTTTGTACTGCCCACTTTGTTTGATAAGCAGGCTTGATATGAGCCCCCGTAATTTCAGGCAATTTTTGCCCCTCTGCCATTGCCCACCTAACAGTACCTAAAACCCGAATCAAATCTTCTAATTCTGCTTGGTTTAACTCAAGAGGTTTTTCTTCAATTTTACCATCTTTGAAAGTAAGCGTAATTTTTTTTCGATCCTCAGATATTTTGATATTAATATCAGTACTCATAACACCCTCTACTTTTTGTTCTCTATTTATTAATTAACTTTTATTATAAATCCAAAATAAAATCATTATTAATCGTTTACTTGTCCTTTCCCACCCCATATCCACCACGATGGATAACGCTCAGACAATAATTTAGCAGCCTGTACAGCCTGTGCTTTACTTTCAAATATCCCAAAACAAGTTGCCCCAGAACCACTCATTCTGGAAAAACGACAAAAAGGCAATACTTTGATTGCATCCAACACTGTCAGAATTTCTGGTTTTAATGAACATGCTGCATCTTGTAAATCATTAGATAATGTTAATAAATTTTGAATAAATTTCTCGAAATCTAATTGTCCATTTAAAACAGCACGGTCAGAAAATACGGGATCTCTTCTACGAAAAATATCAGCAGTGGGAACCGCCTCCCCATGATTAACTAAGACCATTCCAAAATCAGGGATTATTGGAAATTTTGACAATTGCTCACCAATACCCTCCATTCGCTGGGCAACAGGTGTCATACATACAGGAACATCAGCCCCCAATTGCAACGCCATATCCGTCATAACAGCAGCAGGAATTTCTAAATTCCAATAGCGTGTTAATAATCGTAAAGCGGCTGCCCCATCAGCAGATCCCCCTCCAATTCCCGAAGCAACAGGTAGCATTTTTTCCAAATGAAGCTGTACAGGGGGTAAATCCATACCTATATAGGTGCTTAATCGATGGGCCGCTTTAATGATTAAGTTATTGTCAGTCGCTTCATTTTTTAAGGGGCCAGAAAACGGTCCTGTAATGTCTAAAGCAACCCATGTTTTTTGATCTTCGTCTGCAGCTTGAACTGTTAATTTATCACCTATTTCTGGAAAAACTGCCAAACTATCTAATAAATGATAACCGTCCGCCCGTTTTCCTGTAACATGTAAATATAAATTAATCTTTGCGTATGCGTTTTCTTCCATGATCAATGACATTTATTACTTATCTTTTCTTCTGACGGACTGGATTAGGAAATCCATTCTCTTTAACATTTTGCAACGCTTTTAAAATTAATTCTTTCACATCTGGTGCAGGGGAACAGGTCAATGCAACATTCCATTGATTAACAGCTTCTTGATAACGTCCATCTTTCCAATAAGCCACACCCAAATGATAATTGAGCTCTGGATCTTGTGGAATTGTTTCTGATGCTTTTTCCAATTGCTTTACCGCTTCACCAACATCCCCGTTCATTAACATTGCCCATCCCAGACTATCCCGAATGGCCCCTTCCTTTGGGGCTATATCAATGGCTTTTTGCAATAAAATTTGCGCTTGTTTTAGATTATGCTTTCTAAGGGCCCATGAATATCCTAAATAATTCAATAACATTGGTTCATTAGGGGCAAAATCTAGTGCTTGTCGTAAATCTTTTTCAGCTTTGTCCCATTGACCCAATTTTTCATACGCAATAGCTCTGGCAAAATAAACAGGCCACATAGTATTATTCAAATTCTTAGTTAGTGAAATTACCTTGGTATATGTTTCAGCAGCAGCTTTATAATTTTTTTGATCAAAATATAAATCAGCCAATGCCTGCCATATATCAGCAGATTCTGGATATGTTATTAGTAATGATTTTAATTCTTTTTCAGCTTGTAAAGATGAATCCGTTAATGCATTTAATCGTGCAACCCGTAATTCTATGACAGTCTTTAAAGAATCGTTAGAAGCCACAGGCAATAAAACATCTTTAGCCGCCGTTAGGTTTTTATCTTGTGCTAAAATCGTTGATAACATGATCTTAGCAGTTGATAGATCTGGATTTAATTTCAAAGCAAAACGCAAAAAGATCTGTTCCGTATGCAAGGCAACTTTGTTGGCTATTGTTTGATCATCATCGTCACCTGATTGTGATACTAATTCTTGTTGAATTAATGAGGCCATTGCCAAATAAACCTGGGCAATTGCTTGTTGTGCATTTTGAATGGGAAGTTGTTTTAAACTATTTTGTAGATCCTTTTTTGAAACTAACAAAAAAGGCAGATTATCGACCAAACTATCAACCATGGCATCCGCTTTGCCCACACGATTATGCTGTACTAACCAATGTCCATAGGTTTGAACCAATAACAAATCCACCCCGGGGAAAAGCTTATCAGCCTTTTCAAACAAAATCCCAGCCTTCTGATCTTGATGATCCAACGCATACATCATAGCCTCATGCAGCAAATAAAGACCTGCTATAGGACTGTGTTGACTAGCTTGAGATAATAAAGCAAATGCGGCCTCTTTTTGCCCAGCACCATACAGACACCATGCGCGTAACAAAGGGTATGTCATTTGACTAAATGCATCACCTGGTGGATTAGAAAAATATTTTAACGCATTTTCCCATTGCCCCTTTACAATAGCATCATTGGCCAGAACCAAATCTGCAATAGGGTCTTTGACCGAAGAAGCCAATTTTACCGCAATATCATTACCTGATAACACACCATGATAAAACGTCATACGTCGCAACTTTTCATCGGTGGGGTTTTGGGATA
Coding sequences within it:
- a CDS encoding rhodanese-like domain-containing protein, giving the protein MIDEKTPKETWENLKNDGNAVLIDVRTPEEWAQVGYPELASIGKQVVKVSLQTIQGERNRDFVSQLQEAGITPKHSLYFICRSGKRSMMSAQLAQQAGFATVINVKDGFEGPSDIDGKTGKIAGWLAEQLPYTRL
- a CDS encoding YqaA family protein — its product is MLRRLYDRALQLAASRYATLWLAIIAFSEASFFPIPPDALLCPMILAKRAKAWFYATVCTISSVLGGLLGWIIGAFLLQYIAMPIVHFYHAEGQLLALQQKFNEYGVWIILIKGLTPIPFKFVTIASGAAHFSLIPFMTASLITRGVRFFIEAALLYKFGPPIQDFIEKRMIWVATAFCLLIIGGIFALKYI
- a CDS encoding GNAT family N-acetyltransferase, whose amino-acid sequence is MRIIFRRSTQNQFTTIFTLWQDTVKATHSFLFPSDFNAIEQEVYSFLSKTPVTIAVNEHDVITGFMLLDHAHLEALFIHPDFHNLGIGRKTINHVLQKTPLSPFISQIYIPQGASILIKVYGQWNLQHIF
- a CDS encoding 4-(cytidine 5'-diphospho)-2-C-methyl-D-erythritol kinase, producing the protein MSLIMEENAYAKINLYLHVTGKRADGYHLLDSLAVFPEIGDKLTVQAADEDQKTWVALDITGPFSGPLKNEATDNNLIIKAAHRLSTYIGMDLPPVQLHLEKMLPVASGIGGGSADGAAALRLLTRYWNLEIPAAVMTDMALQLGADVPVCMTPVAQRMEGIGEQLSKFPIIPDFGMVLVNHGEAVPTADIFRRRDPVFSDRAVLNGQLDFEKFIQNLLTLSNDLQDAACSLKPEILTVLDAIKVLPFCRFSRMSGSGATCFGIFESKAQAVQAAKLLSERYPSWWIWGGKGQVND
- a CDS encoding ATP-binding protein; protein product: MSKFFQEKWRFFPASLAARTATLLIVGMGLIEVCGLLIHTMDRLDFDRITQEQEAANRATAIYRDISEVDSKDRIDEIDDLDPIHGFTIFLSSKPDLQKIQPRSQKLEQTVSHLLTTVLFPPELRPLKIIAASNRRTHKSAIAFQLPDDKQWLNITYTLSSPNPFNSATFPIAFFVMATATGLLTLWGVRRLIAPVGTLAAAAERLGQDVNAPPLPETGPIEVARAARAFNNMAHRINRFVNDRTQLLLAIGHDLRTPITRLKLRSEFIDDPTLQRKFIADLDELESMINATLAFGKDSARHEPIISLDLTTLIQTLIDELQETHPEHADRIILCEPIPHIIIKGRPINLKRALQNLMENALKYGGNVSVTLEVDTTHNYDFHNDKRINILIEDDGPGIEEDSLDYVFEPFVRMETSRNRTTGGTGLGLSITRNILRGQGGDIILYNRSPHGLCAKVTLVG
- a CDS encoding response regulator, which translates into the protein MESSAHLLIVDDDHEIVDLLSQFLKRHHFKISFAYNGEETRQVWKNHTFDLVILDLMLPKESGFEIAHWLRKQEDVPIIMLTAMGDEADRIIGLELGADDYLAKPFNPRELLARIHSVLHRSRRQIISENAGQTKIVQFGNWTLNLTTRQLLNIEKTEISLTGKEYDLLLALIEHAPQVVTRETLSDILYGHELPPLDRTIDVTLSRLRRKLQDDGRQSQIIKTVHRGGYVLALPVRYV
- a CDS encoding DUF2272 domain-containing protein, with product MIRKLSPLFLLGFLAACGGANNQTQRVVYNAEGQKTIQQGPVYNDRVPDFAIRNYEPFTRQETVALALREWRLFNQPIADYDPLQHPEPTSPDFKAERAPGLWQRIGEYWWVGMDPSMKEASYTGKHNSNGTVFDFRTDGHYAWSAAFISYIMRIAGANDRFPYSPNHATYINASASGTSPILRAQDPASYAPQLGDLICTARGKNRNSIRFSSLPTGYMFPAHCGIVVNTNQNAEPFGHQLSIIGGNVDDSVALTHVPTDVTGKIASPEGASYDSRYPWCVVIQVLYEADTTPPSDR
- a CDS encoding tetratricopeptide repeat protein codes for the protein MQCQRLLCTIFLSISIVVDVPLVPKALAIAQDPDPVVTFEHKKGGYGDYLAAVFAARTDDNMSAASLYSNVLSQNPTDEKLRRMTFYHGVLSGNDIAVKLASSVKDPIADLVLANDAIVKGQWENALKYFSNPPGDAFSQMTYPLLRAWCLYGAGQKEAAFALLSQASQHSPIAGLYLLHEAMMYALDHQDQKAGILFEKADKLFPGVDLLLVQTYGHWLVQHNRVGKADAMVDSLVDNLPFLLVSKKDLQNSLKQLPIQNAQQAIAQVYLAMASLIQQELVSQSGDDDDQTIANKVALHTEQIFLRFALKLNPDLSTAKIMLSTILAQDKNLTAAKDVLLPVASNDSLKTVIELRVARLNALTDSSLQAEKELKSLLITYPESADIWQALADLYFDQKNYKAAAETYTKVISLTKNLNNTMWPVYFARAIAYEKLGQWDKAEKDLRQALDFAPNEPMLLNYLGYSWALRKHNLKQAQILLQKAIDIAPKEGAIRDSLGWAMLMNGDVGEAVKQLEKASETIPQDPELNYHLGVAYWKDGRYQEAVNQWNVALTCSPAPDVKELILKALQNVKENGFPNPVRQKKR